The proteins below are encoded in one region of Candidatus Methylomirabilota bacterium:
- the scpB gene encoding SMC-Scp complex subunit ScpB, translating into MSRGHLPILEALLFASSDPLSIPQLQELLEEGDKENIINDMKYLQELYENKGSGLTIIEVAGGFRMSTRPDLHPWLTRLATVRPSRLSRPALETVAIIAYRQPVTKAEVEAIRGVTVDGVLRTLIERGLIRIVGRKRDVGRPILYGTSRTFLEYFGFQNLSELPSLKEIETLTPTREGTAEATEMQSENS; encoded by the coding sequence ATGAGCCGGGGGCATCTTCCCATCCTCGAGGCGCTACTCTTTGCGTCATCGGATCCTCTTTCGATCCCACAGTTACAGGAACTGCTCGAAGAGGGAGACAAAGAAAATATCATAAACGACATGAAATATCTTCAGGAACTATATGAAAACAAAGGCTCTGGATTGACAATAATTGAAGTTGCCGGGGGCTTTCGAATGTCCACGCGTCCTGACCTCCACCCCTGGCTTACCCGGCTGGCAACGGTGCGCCCTAGCAGGCTGTCTCGCCCAGCGTTAGAGACGGTAGCCATTATTGCCTACCGGCAACCGGTTACCAAAGCAGAGGTCGAAGCCATTCGGGGAGTTACGGTGGACGGTGTCCTGAGAACGCTGATAGAGCGCGGGCTTATCCGGATTGTAGGCAGGAAGCGAGATGTGGGGCGGCCCATCCTCTATGGGACCAGCCGGACCTTCCTAGAGTACTTTGGCTTCCAGAATCTCAGCGAGCTCCCCTCACTAAAGGAAATTGAGACTCTCACCCCTACGAGGGAGGGGACGGCTGAAGCAACGGAGATGCAGAGTGAAAATTCTTGA
- the aroF gene encoding 3-deoxy-7-phosphoheptulonate synthase, with translation MIIVMRSAATQTDIDQVVERIIQHGLKPHISRGVERTIIGAIGDERILRNVPFQALPGVEEVLTILKPFKLASRDFKTEPSVVEVNGVAVGGGRLAVIAGPCSVEGREMLLDTAQKIREAGATLLRGGAFKPRTSPYSFQGLGEEGLRYLAEVREVTGLPVVTELMDPRDAELIMKYADMVQIGARNMQNFRLLKEVGMHHKPVLLKRGMSCTIKELLMSAEYIMSEGNYNIVLCERGIRTFEDYTRNTLDLSAVPSLKQLSHLPVIVDPSHGTGKWDLVAPLALAAIAVGADGIMVEVHPQPEMALSDGPQALIPDRFSTLMEQIRALAPIVGRTL, from the coding sequence ATGATCATCGTAATGCGATCCGCCGCTACCCAGACGGATATCGACCAGGTGGTGGAACGAATTATTCAGCATGGCCTTAAGCCACACATCTCTCGGGGGGTGGAGCGGACCATTATTGGCGCCATCGGGGATGAACGGATCCTTCGAAATGTCCCCTTCCAGGCCTTGCCCGGCGTCGAGGAAGTCCTCACCATTCTGAAACCGTTTAAACTTGCCAGCCGAGATTTCAAGACTGAGCCAAGCGTGGTAGAGGTGAACGGCGTGGCGGTAGGAGGAGGGCGCCTAGCCGTGATTGCCGGCCCCTGCTCGGTGGAGGGGCGCGAGATGCTGCTGGATACCGCCCAGAAGATCAGAGAGGCGGGCGCGACGCTGCTCAGGGGAGGGGCATTTAAACCTCGGACCTCTCCGTATTCCTTCCAGGGACTGGGGGAGGAGGGGTTGAGGTATCTGGCCGAGGTTCGCGAGGTCACCGGGCTACCCGTGGTTACGGAGCTCATGGACCCTCGGGATGCTGAACTGATTATGAAATATGCCGACATGGTACAGATCGGGGCTAGGAACATGCAGAACTTCCGCCTCCTCAAGGAGGTTGGCATGCACCACAAGCCGGTCCTCCTCAAACGGGGAATGAGTTGCACGATTAAGGAGCTCCTGATGTCGGCCGAGTACATCATGTCCGAAGGAAACTACAATATTGTGCTCTGCGAGAGGGGAATCCGGACCTTCGAGGATTACACCCGCAATACGCTTGATCTTTCCGCGGTTCCGTCTCTCAAACAACTCTCTCACCTCCCGGTGATTGTTGATCCGAGTCACGGGACCGGAAAATGGGACCTCGTTGCTCCTCTCGCCCTGGCGGCCATCGCCGTGGGTGCAGACGGGATCATGGTCGAGGTCCATCCTCAGCCAGAGATGGCTTTGTCCGATGGACCCCAGGCCCTGATTCCCGACCGGTTTAGCACACTCATGGAGCAAATCCGAGCCTTGGCACCTATCGTAGGCCGAACCCTGTAA
- a CDS encoding segregation/condensation protein A codes for MVYQVRLPAFEGPLDLLLHLVRVNQVDIYDIPIARITDEYFQYLRMMEELDLELAGEFLVMAATLVYVKSRMLLPLEPTEEEGFEEDPRTPLVDMLVEYQRFRTASEEFALHEDRQRQYFLRSEPVELPSTGAPLEIDLADLLDAFRAVLTRAKDRPVLELMARPLTTGERMVAILDRLALEEPVPFEALFSAEADRALVVVTFLGLLELIRQGAVRVWQTLSFGEIVIARAVP; via the coding sequence ATGGTCTACCAGGTAAGACTTCCAGCTTTTGAAGGACCCCTGGACCTTCTCTTACACCTCGTCCGAGTCAACCAGGTCGACATCTATGACATTCCCATCGCTCGGATCACCGATGAATATTTCCAGTATCTCCGTATGATGGAGGAGCTGGATCTAGAGCTAGCGGGGGAGTTTCTCGTAATGGCGGCGACACTGGTTTATGTCAAATCCCGAATGTTGTTACCGCTGGAGCCGACCGAAGAGGAGGGATTCGAAGAGGACCCGCGGACTCCCCTGGTGGACATGCTGGTAGAGTACCAGCGTTTCAGGACTGCCTCTGAGGAGTTTGCACTCCACGAGGATCGGCAGCGACAATACTTCCTCCGCTCCGAGCCGGTTGAGCTCCCGTCTACCGGAGCACCACTGGAAATTGACCTCGCGGATCTCCTTGATGCTTTTCGAGCCGTGTTGACTCGTGCAAAGGACCGGCCCGTCTTGGAACTCATGGCTCGGCCGCTGACAACGGGGGAGCGGATGGTCGCCATCCTCGACCGGTTGGCGCTAGAGGAGCCGGTCCCCTTTGAGGCGCTATTCTCTGCGGAGGCGGACCGGGCACTGGTTGTTGTCACTTTTCTTGGGCTACTCGAGCTGATTCGGCAGGGCGCGGTGCGAGTCTGGCAGACCCTTTCCTTTGGAGAAATCGTCATCGCCCGAGCAGTGCCATGA
- the pheA gene encoding prephenate dehydratase yields MGIEEFRRKIDAIDSQILELLNRRAEIVVRVGEEKAKGNMAYHSPQREEEIIDRLTRENRGPFPGRGVKAVYREILSACLALEQALKVAYLGPQATFTHMACMKRFGLLAEYVPLRGIGEVFNEVGKGKADYGVVPVENSTEGVVSHTLDLFVDSDLTICGEVLMEVSHHLLSKGGEKGQIIKIYSHPHAIAQSRKWLETNMPSIALFEVASTAAAAELASQDETAAAIASELAGRLYDLKVVAARIEDSPYNFTRFLVIGQQPCSATGQDKTSILFTIRDRVGALYRMLEPFAQNQINLTKIESRPSRYRVWEYIFYVDFEGHVEDALVQAALERLREECLFLKVLGSYPKEPLRAKS; encoded by the coding sequence ATGGGAATCGAAGAGTTCAGACGCAAGATCGACGCCATTGATAGCCAGATCCTTGAGCTCTTGAATCGGCGTGCCGAGATCGTCGTCCGCGTCGGTGAGGAAAAGGCCAAGGGAAACATGGCGTACCACTCCCCTCAGCGGGAGGAGGAGATCATCGATCGTCTCACGCGTGAGAACCGGGGGCCCTTCCCCGGCAGGGGGGTCAAGGCCGTCTACCGCGAGATCCTTTCAGCCTGCCTCGCGCTCGAGCAAGCCCTCAAAGTGGCCTATCTTGGTCCCCAGGCTACCTTTACTCATATGGCCTGTATGAAACGTTTCGGTCTGCTGGCGGAGTATGTCCCCCTCCGAGGGATCGGAGAGGTCTTCAACGAGGTGGGAAAGGGGAAGGCCGACTATGGGGTCGTGCCAGTCGAGAACTCGACCGAGGGGGTGGTCAGTCATACCCTTGACCTGTTTGTCGACTCCGATTTGACGATTTGTGGCGAAGTCCTGATGGAAGTTTCCCATCACCTCCTTTCGAAAGGTGGCGAGAAGGGCCAGATCATCAAAATCTACTCCCATCCCCATGCCATCGCCCAGTCCAGAAAGTGGTTGGAAACGAACATGCCGTCGATTGCACTCTTCGAGGTTGCCTCAACAGCCGCAGCGGCCGAGCTCGCCTCCCAGGATGAGACGGCAGCGGCCATCGCCTCCGAGCTAGCTGGCCGCCTGTACGATTTGAAGGTGGTGGCGGCCCGGATTGAGGATAGCCCGTATAATTTTACGCGGTTCCTTGTCATCGGACAGCAGCCATGTTCCGCGACTGGCCAGGATAAGACCTCTATCCTCTTCACAATCCGCGACCGGGTTGGGGCCCTGTACCGAATGCTGGAGCCGTTCGCTCAGAATCAGATTAACTTGACCAAGATCGAATCGCGACCCTCTCGGTACCGGGTCTGGGAATATATCTTCTATGTGGATTTTGAGGGGCATGTCGAAGACGCGCTGGTGCAGGCAGCCCTGGAGCGGCTTCGGGAAGAGTGCCTCTTCCTGAAGGTCTTGGGCTCTTACCCGAAAGAGCCCCTCCGTGCAAAGAGTTGA
- a CDS encoding helix-hairpin-helix domain-containing protein, translating into MRLRIFAPTDAALAALLLLILTLVAVSGLVLKEEGPGFAVQLQSQAGERPTQEVFRSARDLRVNLNRAGAFLLATLPGIGPTLAEGIVRFREVHGPFRHVSDVKGVPGIGPKRLRKMLPYLTLGEEATWSTR; encoded by the coding sequence ATGAGACTTCGCATCTTCGCCCCCACAGATGCCGCTTTGGCGGCGCTCCTTCTGCTGATCCTAACTCTCGTGGCTGTCTCAGGGCTCGTGTTGAAGGAGGAAGGGCCGGGGTTTGCTGTCCAATTGCAGTCACAAGCCGGGGAGCGCCCGACACAAGAAGTATTCCGATCCGCAAGGGATTTGCGCGTCAATCTCAATCGTGCGGGGGCATTCCTTCTGGCCACCCTGCCGGGGATCGGTCCGACACTGGCCGAAGGGATCGTCCGGTTTCGCGAAGTGCATGGTCCCTTCCGGCACGTTTCGGATGTGAAAGGAGTTCCGGGGATCGGTCCCAAGCGCCTGAGAAAGATGCTTCCATATTTAACCTTGGGGGAGGAGGCGACATGGTCTACCAGGTAA
- the hflX gene encoding GTPase HflX: MKRWSSSRREVALLIGLKQPHQPRWEAEESLEELAQLAVSAGAESAFRVLQERSVPDPRTLIGRGKAEDIRELCEEGVDLVIFDDDLTGSQQRNLEATLQRKVIDRTGLILDIFAQRARSREGKLQVELAQLKYLLPRLTGHGADLSRLGGGIGTRGPGETKLEVDRRRIRRRVIKIEEELEKVQRHRALLRRRRQKQALPTAALVGYTNAGKSSLLNALTHAKLPVADKFFVTLDPTLRKVILPGGRAVLLSDTVGFIKKLPHQLVAAFKATLEEMRASDLLLHVIDIAHPQWQDQEQAVTAVLEELGMATKPLISLYNKVDKLPHPEAIAFLSRRPRSVVTSANTGAGLSELKTVIAEMLESLEESRAQRQVRRRG, from the coding sequence ATGAAACGATGGTCGAGTTCCCGGCGAGAAGTGGCGCTCCTCATTGGGCTTAAGCAGCCTCATCAGCCCCGCTGGGAGGCAGAGGAGTCCTTAGAAGAGCTGGCCCAACTGGCGGTCTCGGCAGGGGCCGAGTCGGCGTTCCGTGTCCTTCAGGAGCGGTCCGTACCCGATCCCCGTACCCTGATCGGCCGCGGGAAGGCGGAGGATATCCGCGAATTGTGCGAAGAGGGGGTTGACCTGGTCATCTTTGACGACGATCTCACCGGTTCGCAGCAGCGGAATCTCGAAGCGACACTCCAGCGCAAGGTGATTGACCGAACCGGGCTCATCCTGGATATCTTTGCCCAACGGGCCCGATCAAGGGAGGGAAAGCTCCAGGTCGAGCTCGCCCAGCTGAAATATCTGTTACCCCGTCTCACAGGGCATGGAGCCGATCTGTCTCGGCTGGGTGGCGGAATTGGAACGCGAGGACCGGGCGAGACCAAACTGGAGGTGGACCGTCGCCGGATCCGGCGGCGTGTCATCAAGATCGAGGAGGAGCTGGAAAAGGTGCAGCGCCATCGCGCCCTGCTGCGTCGCCGTCGCCAGAAACAGGCCTTACCGACCGCGGCCCTTGTGGGATACACCAACGCGGGGAAGTCCTCTCTGTTGAATGCGTTGACTCATGCTAAGCTCCCGGTCGCCGACAAGTTCTTTGTCACCCTAGACCCGACCTTACGGAAGGTGATCCTGCCCGGCGGGCGCGCGGTCCTCCTTTCTGACACCGTGGGATTCATCAAGAAGCTTCCCCATCAGCTGGTGGCGGCCTTCAAGGCCACGCTGGAGGAGATGCGGGCCTCAGATCTCTTGCTCCACGTGATCGATATCGCTCATCCTCAATGGCAAGACCAGGAGCAGGCAGTGACAGCGGTACTGGAGGAGCTAGGGATGGCCACAAAACCGCTGATCAGTCTCTATAACAAGGTAGATAAACTCCCACATCCCGAGGCGATCGCATTCCTGAGCCGAAGACCGCGATCAGTGGTGACCTCGGCGAATACGGGTGCAGGCCTTTCCGAACTCAAGACTGTAATTGCAGAGATGCTGGAGTCCCTCGAAGAGTCCAGAGCTCAACGGCAGGTACGTAGGCGGGGCTGA
- the hisC gene encoding histidinol-phosphate transaminase — MNREVKKLQKLARPQVLGLVPYSPGRPIEEVQRELGLDEVLKLASNENPLGPSPLALQAIREGLQGLHRYPDGGCHNLREALGRSLGVKPEQLCFGNGSNELLELVTRAFVGPEDEVVMGHPAFIVYRSVCRAVGGQVREVPLKEFTHDLDAMLQAVTPRTKLVFLGNPNNPTGTCVPVTDLYNFVRELPGHVILVVDEAYREYLPQHLQPDLLRYIREGRYLLALRTFSKAYGLAGLRMGYGVGPPEMAEILNRVRQPFNVNALAQRAAVAALDDTTHLEETLRITETGRQSVQSLLEGLGLSYVPSVTNFVLVNVKAEGAAIASALFRKGVIVRSMEGYDLPTFIRVTIGTPEENIRAIEALGTVLEEMEVAVKPSTPPGGRSGK, encoded by the coding sequence ATGAACCGCGAAGTTAAAAAGCTCCAGAAGCTCGCTCGACCCCAGGTTCTGGGACTGGTGCCTTACAGTCCGGGGCGACCGATCGAGGAAGTGCAGCGGGAGCTCGGCTTGGATGAAGTGCTCAAGCTCGCTTCCAATGAAAACCCACTCGGTCCCTCGCCGTTGGCTCTGCAAGCCATTCGCGAGGGACTTCAGGGCCTTCACCGGTACCCCGATGGGGGCTGTCACAATCTACGGGAGGCGCTTGGCCGAAGCCTCGGCGTCAAACCGGAACAACTCTGTTTTGGTAACGGGAGTAATGAATTGTTGGAGCTTGTCACCCGAGCTTTTGTCGGACCTGAGGATGAGGTCGTGATGGGTCACCCGGCCTTCATCGTCTATCGAAGTGTCTGTCGAGCAGTGGGAGGCCAGGTCCGAGAAGTTCCTCTCAAGGAATTCACCCACGATCTGGATGCGATGCTGCAAGCGGTGACACCACGGACAAAGCTGGTCTTTCTCGGAAACCCGAATAACCCCACCGGGACCTGTGTTCCGGTGACCGACCTCTACAATTTTGTGCGGGAGCTTCCGGGCCATGTCATCCTCGTGGTTGATGAAGCCTATCGGGAGTATCTCCCCCAGCATCTTCAACCGGATCTCCTCAGGTATATCCGGGAGGGACGTTACCTCCTAGCCCTGAGAACTTTTTCAAAGGCGTACGGTCTGGCAGGACTTCGGATGGGATATGGGGTCGGCCCCCCGGAGATGGCGGAGATCCTGAACCGGGTCCGGCAGCCCTTCAACGTAAATGCGTTAGCCCAGAGAGCGGCAGTGGCGGCCTTGGACGATACGACCCATCTCGAGGAGACGCTGCGGATCACTGAGACAGGACGGCAAAGCGTGCAGTCCCTCCTGGAAGGGTTGGGCCTCTCCTATGTTCCAAGTGTGACCAACTTCGTTCTGGTTAATGTCAAAGCTGAGGGTGCGGCGATTGCTTCTGCTCTTTTCCGTAAGGGGGTGATCGTCCGGTCCATGGAGGGATATGATCTCCCCACATTTATTCGTGTGACGATCGGAACACCTGAGGAGAATATCCGAGCGATCGAGGCCTTAGGTACGGTTCTCGAGGAGATGGAGGTTGCGGTAAAGCCCTCGACTCCTCCAGGTGGAAGGAGTGGGAAATGA
- the pgsA gene encoding CDP-diacylglycerol--glycerol-3-phosphate 3-phosphatidyltransferase yields MNLPNTLTLVRIFLVPFLVVFLIASAEPRNYPAGAIFLAAVLTDWLDGRIARSRRQVTTLGQLLDPIADKLLIAAALISLVEIGRVPAWVATVIIGRDIAITGLRGIAASQGLIIAASQLGKIKMVTEVVAVSLLILDLGTSRVPGLPLSLGGIALGVAVAMSVVSGIDYFARFWRQLGLGGTIRPKGD; encoded by the coding sequence GTGAATCTGCCGAATACGCTCACCCTGGTTCGAATCTTTCTGGTTCCCTTCCTTGTGGTTTTCCTGATCGCGAGTGCTGAACCCCGCAATTATCCGGCGGGGGCTATCTTTCTCGCGGCGGTCCTCACCGACTGGCTGGACGGTCGAATTGCCAGGAGCCGCAGACAGGTCACCACCCTGGGGCAGCTTCTGGACCCCATCGCCGACAAACTGCTCATCGCTGCGGCGCTCATCTCGCTGGTGGAGATTGGGCGGGTGCCGGCCTGGGTGGCCACGGTAATCATCGGCCGGGATATCGCCATCACTGGGCTTCGAGGCATTGCTGCATCCCAGGGACTCATCATTGCCGCCTCCCAGTTAGGGAAGATCAAGATGGTGACAGAGGTCGTCGCAGTGAGCCTCCTGATCCTTGATCTGGGGACCTCACGGGTTCCCGGTCTCCCCCTTAGTCTTGGTGGTATTGCTCTGGGGGTAGCAGTCGCCATGAGCGTGGTTTCTGGAATCGACTACTTTGCTCGGTTTTGGCGGCAGCTCGGCCTTGGGGGCACAATTCGGCCGAAAGGAGATTGA
- a CDS encoding tetratricopeptide repeat protein, whose product MNKDKRKGLERALAYIQQGKLDRAFDAYQTVLKADPADSNVLNALGDLCARMGNKAEAITYFMRLGGAYRDDGLTVRAIAVYKKVLKLDPSHTEASLACADQYAEQGLRAEAKQQFQGIADHYLRRGNLSKTLEIYEKMIRVDPAHRPTLSKVAGILTRPGGVEESLTGLNSLGERLLGSGHAEVARQLYEAVVDLFRSHGREAEATRAAEGLNAIRLAEEEAKTAEVATVPSAGEKGLIEAEEMVGAGVSADFVEESQVATMEMDTSGGAQEVTSLVDQVEEVVEVVGSQTLTDELQEAEFFVQQGMMQEAQSAFQRILVRDPEHTVAKQKLAEIERKIAAPAKEKPRRPAAKKDTVFKVADTQVVQGDFIDLAGELNEELALEEKASSADIEPEVQDLLHQFQAGVREQIDVTDYETHYHLGIAYKDLGLYDEAIEELRLAASDAANRVRCAGPLGLTYLAKGEPEQAVEELLEGLAATQNGTEERWGVLYDLATAYEALGDAQKALEALQSIHSESPKFRDIRTRVRDLRGRLGTGRESVG is encoded by the coding sequence GTGAATAAAGACAAGCGAAAGGGCCTTGAAAGGGCCTTGGCTTACATCCAGCAGGGAAAACTCGACCGGGCCTTCGACGCATACCAGACGGTCTTAAAGGCGGATCCGGCTGATTCTAACGTGTTAAATGCATTGGGGGATCTCTGCGCTCGCATGGGGAATAAGGCCGAGGCCATCACCTATTTCATGCGCCTAGGCGGAGCCTATCGAGATGATGGTCTTACTGTGCGCGCTATCGCGGTCTACAAAAAGGTGCTCAAGCTTGACCCCTCGCATACCGAGGCTTCGTTAGCTTGCGCGGACCAGTATGCCGAGCAAGGCCTCCGCGCAGAAGCCAAACAGCAGTTTCAGGGGATCGCCGACCACTACCTCAGGAGGGGCAACTTATCCAAGACCCTGGAGATCTATGAAAAGATGATCCGGGTTGACCCGGCGCATCGCCCGACCCTCTCGAAGGTTGCGGGGATCCTTACACGGCCGGGCGGAGTGGAGGAGTCCCTCACCGGACTCAATTCGCTGGGGGAACGTCTCCTCGGGTCCGGACACGCGGAAGTTGCTCGACAGCTGTATGAAGCCGTGGTGGACCTATTCAGGTCTCATGGACGGGAGGCCGAAGCGACCCGAGCCGCTGAGGGGCTCAACGCTATCCGTCTCGCTGAGGAGGAAGCGAAGACCGCCGAGGTCGCAACAGTCCCGTCCGCCGGAGAAAAGGGTCTCATCGAGGCGGAAGAAATGGTAGGGGCGGGTGTCTCGGCAGATTTCGTTGAGGAGTCCCAGGTTGCCACTATGGAGATGGACACCTCGGGGGGAGCTCAGGAGGTGACCTCTCTTGTAGACCAAGTTGAGGAGGTGGTCGAGGTGGTTGGGTCCCAGACACTGACAGATGAGCTACAGGAAGCGGAGTTCTTCGTGCAGCAAGGGATGATGCAGGAGGCGCAAAGTGCCTTTCAACGAATCCTCGTACGGGACCCAGAGCATACCGTGGCTAAACAAAAGTTAGCGGAGATCGAGCGCAAGATTGCGGCACCCGCAAAAGAGAAACCTCGTCGGCCGGCCGCAAAGAAAGATACGGTCTTTAAAGTTGCTGACACGCAAGTTGTCCAGGGAGATTTCATAGACCTCGCCGGTGAACTGAACGAGGAGCTGGCCCTGGAAGAGAAAGCTTCGTCTGCGGACATTGAACCCGAAGTGCAGGACTTACTTCACCAATTCCAGGCAGGGGTCCGTGAACAGATCGATGTGACCGACTACGAGACGCATTACCATCTAGGGATTGCCTATAAGGACCTAGGACTCTACGATGAGGCCATTGAAGAACTGCGATTGGCCGCTAGCGATGCCGCCAATCGGGTCCGATGTGCGGGTCCCCTGGGCCTCACCTATCTTGCCAAGGGGGAACCGGAGCAGGCGGTAGAAGAGCTGCTCGAGGGGCTTGCTGCAACACAGAACGGGACTGAGGAACGTTGGGGAGTCCTTTACGATCTTGCGACTGCCTATGAGGCACTGGGGGACGCACAAAAGGCGCTCGAGGCACTCCAATCCATCCACAGCGAGTCACCGAAGTTCCGAGACATTCGCACGCGGGTCCGGGACCTGCGAGGCCGCCTTGGTACCGGCCGGGAATCCGTTGGATGA
- a CDS encoding prephenate dehydrogenase/arogenate dehydrogenase family protein: MSDVSHRPLFNRIAVVGVGLIGGSLARACRDGIASRVIGLDVDQTHLQQALSLGLVDQADDLPVGVEGADLVVVAVPVGAIVGVVRAIAPHLAGGSIVTDVGSVKGDLVAEVEEEIPAGRAYVGGHPITGTERSGPEASSAGLFRNSLCVLTPTSRTPADALGKVTRLWEMVGSRVIPMDPFQHDRIFALVSHLPHVVAYTLMAPLLSPTEDGEELLRFSAGGLRDFTRIAASDPVMWRDILIRNRKEVLESIARFQKALQRFEEMIRTQDAAGLMEEFQRAKEIREQLR; this comes from the coding sequence ATGTCAGACGTGAGCCACAGGCCTTTGTTTAATCGGATTGCGGTAGTCGGCGTAGGGCTGATTGGTGGTAGTCTCGCACGTGCGTGCCGGGACGGCATCGCGAGTCGCGTGATAGGCTTGGATGTCGACCAAACACACCTGCAGCAGGCCCTCAGCCTGGGTCTCGTAGATCAGGCGGACGATCTGCCAGTAGGAGTAGAGGGGGCCGATTTGGTCGTTGTTGCCGTTCCCGTTGGCGCCATCGTGGGGGTCGTTCGTGCGATTGCACCGCACCTAGCGGGGGGGTCTATTGTGACCGATGTGGGAAGTGTCAAGGGAGATTTGGTCGCAGAAGTAGAAGAAGAAATCCCTGCCGGTCGGGCGTATGTTGGCGGTCATCCCATCACGGGGACGGAACGCTCTGGACCCGAAGCCTCGAGCGCAGGGCTCTTTCGGAATAGCTTATGCGTTCTCACACCGACTTCCCGGACACCTGCGGACGCGTTGGGAAAGGTGACGCGCCTGTGGGAGATGGTAGGATCTCGGGTGATCCCCATGGATCCGTTCCAGCATGATCGAATCTTCGCTCTGGTCAGCCATCTCCCCCATGTGGTCGCCTATACCCTCATGGCGCCTCTTCTCAGTCCCACGGAGGATGGAGAAGAGCTATTACGGTTCAGCGCTGGCGGACTTCGCGACTTTACTCGGATTGCGGCGTCTGACCCGGTCATGTGGCGGGATATCTTGATCAGGAATCGGAAGGAGGTGCTGGAGTCGATCGCCAGATTCCAAAAGGCACTTCAACGGTTTGAGGAGATGATCAGAACGCAGGACGCGGCCGGCTTGATGGAGGAGTTTCAACGGGCCAAGGAGATACGCGAGCAACTTCGATGA
- a CDS encoding aspartate kinase: MALIIQKYGGTSVRDVGRLQQVARGIVEVRESGNDVVVVVSAMAGETNRLLQLAHQITDAPNTRELDVILATGEQVAIGLLSLSIQASGARARSFTGTQVRILTDNVHTRARIVNIDVERIRHALRENEVAIVAGFQGVNAEEEVTTLGRGGSDLTAVALAAALNADMCEIYTDVEGVYTADPGMVPTARKLSRITYEEMIEIASLGAKVLQPRAVEYAKNYNVSIHVRSSFTKSPGTLVVQEDQDMERVVVSGIAYNKNEAKITITRVVDRPGIAAKLFGNVADAGVVVDMIVQNISQDGHTDISFTVPRVDFHKAKELVQGVAKEIGADQVLGDDRIAKVSIVGLGMRTHSGVAAKIFGALAAEQINIMMISTSEIKVSCVIDERDTERAVRVLHDAFELQTEPPIGE, from the coding sequence TTGGCCTTGATCATTCAGAAATACGGCGGGACCTCGGTACGAGACGTTGGACGGCTCCAACAGGTCGCCAGAGGCATTGTTGAGGTGCGGGAGAGTGGGAATGATGTGGTGGTGGTCGTCTCGGCTATGGCTGGAGAGACCAATCGGCTCCTTCAGCTCGCCCATCAGATCACCGATGCCCCCAATACACGGGAGCTGGATGTTATCCTTGCCACGGGAGAACAGGTAGCCATCGGGCTGCTTTCCTTGTCCATCCAGGCCTCTGGCGCCAGGGCCCGATCCTTTACCGGGACACAGGTGCGCATTCTCACGGACAATGTGCACACCAGGGCCCGGATTGTCAATATCGACGTTGAGAGGATCCGGCACGCGCTCCGGGAAAACGAGGTCGCTATCGTGGCAGGGTTTCAGGGGGTAAACGCTGAGGAGGAAGTCACGACCCTTGGCCGTGGAGGGTCGGACCTGACCGCCGTGGCCTTGGCCGCTGCCCTGAACGCAGACATGTGCGAGATCTATACCGATGTGGAAGGGGTCTACACGGCGGATCCCGGCATGGTTCCCACGGCTCGGAAGCTCTCCCGGATTACTTACGAGGAGATGATCGAGATCGCCAGCCTGGGGGCTAAGGTGCTGCAGCCACGGGCGGTCGAGTATGCCAAGAACTACAATGTCTCTATCCACGTGCGTTCGAGCTTCACCAAGAGTCCAGGGACGTTGGTGGTCCAGGAGGATCAAGACATGGAAAGGGTCGTGGTCTCGGGGATTGCGTATAACAAAAACGAAGCAAAGATCACCATTACCCGGGTGGTCGACCGCCCCGGGATCGCCGCCAAGCTGTTTGGCAACGTGGCAGATGCGGGCGTCGTGGTGGACATGATCGTTCAGAACATTAGCCAGGACGGGCACACCGATATTTCCTTTACGGTCCCGCGAGTCGATTTTCACAAGGCGAAGGAGCTTGTCCAGGGCGTGGCCAAGGAGATCGGGGCGGACCAGGTCCTGGGCGATGATCGGATTGCGAAAGTATCCATCGTGGGGCTGGGAATGCGGACGCACTCTGGGGTGGCGGCCAAGATCTTTGGGGCCTTGGCGGCAGAACAAATCAATATTATGATGATCAGCACCTCGGAAATTAAGGTTTCCTGCGTGATAGACGAACGGGACACCGAGCGGGCGGTGCGGGTTCTCCACGATGCCTTTGAGCTGCAGACCGAGCCGCCGATAGGGGAATGA